A genome region from Sphingobium sp. WTD-1 includes the following:
- a CDS encoding FecR domain-containing protein: MTQDGDDPFDIAAAHWARLQSGTATSAERAAIAAWCDAAPAHRAAMDAVERGWDVAGAAQQDDAIATMLAQMQARQTEAAAPARPRRPWRAALLAASLTALLAVPATLWFTSRPAEHPVPPALSGEQVAQATGTRLFSPAGRRRNIQLPDGSRVILDADSAIRFAFSADKRAVALETGRAYFAVHKDKSRPFSVSAGKLTATAVGTAFDVSRLSGREQVTTTEGLVRVVTAAATHNGSRATLLPAGMRLTQKDQSVSVDLVDVTRESAWRDGRIVFTGRCLSDVAAEMNRYGSGRLEVKEDAAHIAISGVFDIDNADGLAEALEQQGLVHVARSADRIVLTRGDQIIPGDCAVRG, encoded by the coding sequence ATGACCCAGGACGGGGACGACCCCTTCGACATCGCCGCCGCCCATTGGGCGCGGTTGCAGTCCGGCACGGCGACATCCGCCGAGCGGGCGGCGATCGCCGCCTGGTGCGATGCGGCCCCGGCGCATCGCGCGGCCATGGACGCGGTCGAGCGCGGCTGGGACGTCGCCGGCGCCGCGCAGCAGGATGATGCGATCGCGACGATGCTGGCCCAGATGCAGGCGCGCCAGACCGAAGCCGCTGCGCCAGCAAGGCCGCGCCGCCCCTGGCGCGCGGCCTTGCTGGCAGCCTCGCTGACCGCACTGCTGGCGGTGCCGGCGACGCTCTGGTTCACCAGCCGGCCGGCCGAGCATCCCGTGCCGCCCGCCCTGTCCGGCGAACAGGTGGCACAGGCGACGGGCACGCGCCTGTTCAGCCCCGCCGGCCGCCGCCGCAATATCCAGCTGCCCGATGGTTCACGCGTGATTCTGGACGCCGACAGTGCGATCCGCTTCGCCTTCTCCGCCGACAAGCGGGCGGTCGCATTGGAAACGGGCCGCGCCTATTTCGCCGTCCACAAGGATAAGAGCCGCCCCTTCAGCGTGTCGGCCGGCAAGCTCACGGCCACGGCGGTCGGCACCGCCTTCGACGTATCGCGCCTCTCGGGCCGGGAACAGGTGACAACGACCGAGGGGCTTGTCCGCGTCGTGACGGCTGCGGCAACCCACAATGGCAGCCGCGCCACTTTGCTGCCCGCCGGCATGCGCCTGACGCAGAAGGACCAGAGCGTTTCGGTCGATCTGGTCGACGTGACCCGCGAAAGCGCCTGGCGCGACGGGCGCATCGTCTTCACCGGCCGCTGCCTGTCCGACGTCGCGGCGGAAATGAACCGCTATGGCTCGGGCCGGCTGGAGGTGAAGGAGGATGCCGCGCATATCGCCATCAGCGGCGTATTCGACATCGACAATGCCGATGGCCTGGCCGAAGCGCTGGAGCAGCAGGGGCTGGTCCATGTAGCGCGTAGCGCCGACCGGATCGTCCTGACCCGCGGCGATCAGATCATCCCCGGCGACTGCGCCGTCCGGGGCTGA
- a CDS encoding RNA polymerase sigma factor, giving the protein MNRLSGSSLPQPGGAENRATDYSAYIPALRRYFARRVASAHIVDDLVQDVMLRMHVRQSPDGIDNLEGYIFRTASSVLRDQARRDQVRHAKGHDELTEKDHPAEERTADRVLQAREEIAQVVRALEELPERTRDIFLMRRYEGLAYGDIAERLGISVSAIEKHVAKAVAHVARRMAR; this is encoded by the coding sequence TTGAACCGTCTATCAGGATCGTCGTTGCCGCAACCGGGCGGGGCGGAAAACAGGGCGACCGACTATTCCGCCTATATCCCGGCGCTGCGCCGCTATTTTGCGCGCCGCGTTGCCAGCGCCCATATCGTCGACGACCTGGTGCAGGACGTGATGCTGCGCATGCATGTGCGCCAGTCGCCCGACGGCATCGATAATCTGGAAGGCTATATCTTCCGCACCGCGTCCAGCGTATTGCGCGATCAGGCGCGGCGCGATCAGGTCCGTCATGCCAAGGGGCATGATGAACTGACGGAAAAGGATCATCCTGCTGAGGAACGGACCGCCGACCGCGTCTTACAGGCAAGGGAAGAGATCGCCCAGGTCGTCCGCGCGCTGGAAGAGCTGCCGGAACGGACCCGCGACATCTTCCTGATGCGGCGCTACGAAGGGCTGGCCTATGGCGATATTGCGGAAAGGCTGGGCATTTCGGTGAGCGCGATCGAGAAACATGTCGCCAAGGCCGTCGCGCATGTCGCCCGGCGCATGGCACGATAG
- a CDS encoding TonB-dependent receptor, translating to MVVPTIYAACLLPQSAAARNSADIPFDIPRQKIETALQRLALQAGRQIVFRSALASSATSHRLSGVMPFPSALRRLLKGSGLTFRETANHVILIEPASPVHGTTDIAAAAPSSPLPPARPLIVTAQRRADPVSFAGDLRLRPSAAGIAALVEASPGISSEPGNAGQRALVVRGVGMAGESTTLVYFGDVPIAGPSGTGSDAARTTSDLSLVDVAQVRIARTARSAEHGVGALAGEVEIAPEEPHLGQWGGGASLGLGMQQGGEPDLSASSTLNIPLGARAALRATAYASRAGGYVDNVRTGARNVNDDDISGLRLIARIVPQPDLDISALLTWQHRRIADASSWFQSLGSYRTDRYFAAPTTHDFLMGRLKIGYGDGPVRLTSITAAYRWSLDRRYDRTNATLLQGQDPEACQRYFGLDSPSCDPAQTQQFADYAASLAPSLLHIPIVSTRILQELRLGHDNAHGLGWVAGVLIDHRSERLRSELSSYSGDPDVTAELFGARRLAISRDQAALFGTLSYREDDLLVSLGLRYDDYRVASQNDVVVPNLLSGSIDSWPRTVSRSGGLSTRVHIDLPIAPGASWHTQLTRSIRPGGVNTASVLLPDRRTYDGDSLWGAELGFNLHLWRDSEMTLTAYMNDWRDMQYRALSENRSHAYLVNVGNAMILGTEFELVARPLPGLTARLEASLIRADLTRVSDAAPLVGGADKGDSIPFVPHRRLQASLSRSWSVGGHGQLTVEGDWQYQSGSWSTFTSDDPDFVDTSGFSLFGAGLSWRCERTSLSLRARNIFNRVANLRAVTNGYGVGQTFSSGPRSILLSWDRHW from the coding sequence ATGGTCGTACCAACGATATATGCAGCCTGCCTTCTTCCCCAGTCGGCCGCTGCCCGGAATAGCGCCGATATCCCGTTCGACATACCCCGCCAGAAGATCGAAACCGCGCTCCAGCGGTTGGCCCTGCAGGCCGGTCGGCAGATCGTTTTCCGATCCGCGCTGGCCAGTTCGGCCACGTCGCACCGGCTGTCGGGCGTCATGCCCTTTCCGAGCGCCCTGCGGCGGCTGCTCAAGGGCAGCGGCCTGACCTTTCGGGAGACGGCCAACCATGTCATCCTGATCGAACCGGCCTCCCCGGTCCACGGCACGACTGACATTGCAGCCGCCGCCCCCTCATCTCCCCTGCCCCCTGCCCGCCCGCTGATCGTCACGGCGCAGCGCCGCGCCGACCCGGTCAGCTTTGCCGGCGACCTGCGGCTGCGGCCCAGCGCGGCGGGGATTGCCGCCCTGGTCGAAGCCAGTCCGGGCATCAGCAGCGAGCCGGGCAATGCCGGGCAGCGGGCGCTGGTCGTGCGCGGCGTCGGCATGGCCGGGGAATCCACCACTCTGGTCTATTTCGGTGATGTGCCGATCGCCGGCCCGTCGGGCACCGGCAGCGACGCCGCGCGCACGACCAGCGACCTGTCGCTGGTGGACGTGGCGCAGGTCCGCATCGCGCGCACCGCACGCAGCGCCGAACATGGCGTCGGCGCGCTCGCTGGCGAGGTCGAGATCGCGCCCGAAGAACCGCATCTGGGCCAATGGGGCGGCGGCGCCAGCCTGGGCCTGGGCATGCAGCAGGGCGGCGAGCCGGATCTTTCGGCCTCCTCCACGCTCAATATTCCGCTGGGCGCGCGCGCCGCCCTGCGCGCGACCGCCTATGCCAGCCGCGCAGGCGGCTATGTCGACAATGTCCGCACCGGCGCGCGCAACGTCAATGACGACGACATATCGGGGCTGCGCCTGATCGCGCGGATCGTGCCGCAGCCCGATCTCGACATATCGGCGCTGCTCACCTGGCAGCATCGCCGCATCGCCGACGCCTCCTCCTGGTTCCAGTCGCTCGGCTCCTATCGCACCGATCGCTATTTCGCCGCGCCCACCACCCATGACTTCCTGATGGGGCGGCTCAAGATCGGCTACGGCGACGGCCCGGTCCGCCTGACCAGCATCACGGCCGCTTATCGCTGGTCGCTCGACCGGCGTTATGACCGGACCAACGCCACCTTGCTGCAGGGGCAGGATCCCGAAGCCTGCCAGCGTTATTTCGGGCTCGACAGTCCATCCTGCGATCCGGCGCAGACGCAGCAGTTCGCCGATTATGCCGCCAGCCTCGCGCCATCGCTGCTGCATATTCCGATCGTGTCGACCCGCATCCTGCAGGAATTGCGCCTGGGGCATGACAATGCCCACGGGCTGGGTTGGGTGGCGGGCGTGCTGATCGATCATCGGAGCGAGCGGCTGCGCAGCGAACTCTCCTCCTACAGCGGTGATCCCGATGTGACCGCCGAACTGTTCGGTGCCCGCCGGCTGGCGATCAGTCGCGACCAGGCGGCGCTGTTCGGCACCCTCTCCTATCGCGAGGATGACCTGCTCGTCTCGCTGGGGCTGCGTTATGATGATTATCGCGTCGCGTCGCAGAATGATGTGGTCGTGCCCAATCTGCTCAGCGGATCGATCGACTCCTGGCCCCGCACCGTCAGCCGATCGGGCGGGCTCAGCACCCGCGTCCATATCGACCTGCCGATCGCGCCGGGCGCCAGCTGGCATACCCAGCTGACGCGCAGCATCCGGCCGGGCGGGGTCAATACGGCCTCGGTGCTGCTGCCCGATCGCCGCACCTATGATGGCGACAGCCTGTGGGGCGCGGAACTCGGCTTCAACCTGCATCTCTGGCGCGACAGCGAGATGACGCTGACCGCCTATATGAACGACTGGCGCGACATGCAGTATCGGGCGCTGTCGGAAAATCGCTCGCACGCCTATCTGGTCAATGTCGGCAATGCGATGATCCTGGGCACCGAGTTCGAACTGGTCGCCCGCCCGCTGCCGGGCCTGACCGCCCGGCTGGAGGCCAGCCTGATCCGCGCCGACCTGACCCGCGTGTCCGATGCCGCACCACTGGTCGGCGGGGCTGACAAGGGCGACAGCATCCCCTTCGTGCCGCATCGCCGGTTGCAGGCCAGCCTGTCGCGCAGCTGGTCGGTCGGCGGCCATGGCCAGCTTACGGTCGAGGGCGACTGGCAATATCAGTCGGGTTCCTGGTCCACCTTCACGTCCGACGACCCCGATTTCGTCGATACGTCGGGCTTCTCGCTGTTCGGTGCGGGCCTGAGCTGGCGCTGCGAGCGGACCAGCCTGTCGCTGCGGGCGCGCAATATTTTCAACCGCGTCGCGAATTTGCGCGCGGTGACTAACGGATATGGGGTCGGTCAAACGTTCAGTTCAGGACCGCGATCGATTCTGCTGAGCTGGGACCGGCATTGGTGA